The Streptomyces avermitilis MA-4680 = NBRC 14893 genome contains a region encoding:
- a CDS encoding DUF5304 domain-containing protein → MSEERPTSDAAQEDAADETRVPPGRAESSARGSAADGDAWAKACAEDLAAEKARRRAQYGAQPGSAAEELRKLVDAVAEKLSGLQSPLIDAATSGTAQQMVSQVVRQAKAVVEPVIERNPDVFDHLAAAGSELLAAYRSAVEAQEKRWTARDHDPRHRGGDQGPGEHIDLD, encoded by the coding sequence ATGAGCGAAGAGCGCCCCACGTCCGACGCCGCTCAGGAGGACGCGGCCGACGAGACGCGGGTTCCCCCCGGCCGAGCGGAGTCGAGCGCTCGCGGGAGCGCAGCCGACGGCGACGCCTGGGCCAAGGCCTGCGCCGAGGATCTCGCCGCCGAGAAGGCCCGCCGCCGCGCCCAGTACGGCGCACAGCCCGGCTCGGCCGCCGAGGAACTGCGCAAGCTCGTCGACGCCGTCGCCGAGAAGCTGTCCGGGCTCCAGTCGCCGCTGATCGACGCGGCCACCTCCGGGACGGCCCAGCAGATGGTCAGCCAGGTGGTGCGACAGGCCAAGGCCGTCGTCGAGCCCGTCATCGAGCGCAATCCGGACGTCTTCGACCATCTGGCCGCGGCCGGCTCCGAGCTGCTCGCCGCCTACCGCTCCGCCGTGGAGGCCCAGGAGAAGCGCTGGACGGCCCGGGACCACGACCCCCGCCACCGGGGCGGGGACCAGGGGCCGGGGGAACACATCGACTTGGACTGA
- a CDS encoding ArsA family ATPase has translation MRTLLITGPGGSGRTTVAAATALRASRTGTRTLVLSADRTDTLGAALGVPTGGAPVEAAPGLTAWRPDAADRFRADLTAFQDRAATALDFLGAARLDAEELTPLPGAEELALLRALRDAALSEAYDLLVVDLPPAPQALALLALPEELRRYLRRLLPPERQAARALRPVLGRLAGVPMPADWLYETAARWDVELAAVEAVVEDRATTVRLVAEPGPAGADAVRAAATGFALRAVRIDTLIANRLLPEEADDAWSAGLAAQQRKFLEEWRGEYRLHELPHLGHDPRGADDLAALAVPGVNDAPGPVEWSVADRLADDGVLVWHIPLPGAIRDELDLLRRGDELVVTAGQFRRIVPLPSALRRCTVAGAALREGELRIRFAPDPDLWPRER, from the coding sequence ATGCGCACCCTCCTGATCACAGGCCCCGGCGGCTCCGGCCGTACCACCGTCGCCGCGGCCACGGCGCTGAGGGCGAGCCGTACGGGCACCCGGACCCTCGTGCTCAGCGCCGACCGCACGGACACCCTGGGTGCCGCCCTCGGCGTACCGACGGGCGGGGCCCCCGTCGAAGCCGCACCGGGCCTGACCGCCTGGCGCCCCGACGCCGCCGACCGCTTCCGCGCGGACCTCACCGCCTTCCAGGACCGCGCCGCCACCGCCCTCGACTTCCTCGGCGCCGCCCGCCTGGACGCCGAGGAACTCACCCCCCTCCCCGGCGCCGAGGAACTCGCCCTGCTGCGCGCCCTGCGCGACGCCGCGCTCTCCGAGGCGTACGACCTCCTCGTCGTCGACCTCCCCCCGGCCCCGCAGGCGCTCGCCCTCCTCGCCCTCCCCGAGGAGCTGCGCCGCTATCTGCGCCGCCTCCTCCCGCCCGAACGCCAGGCGGCCCGCGCCCTGCGCCCCGTGCTCGGCCGGCTCGCCGGCGTCCCGATGCCCGCGGACTGGCTGTACGAGACGGCCGCCCGCTGGGACGTGGAGCTCGCCGCGGTCGAGGCGGTCGTCGAGGACCGCGCCACGACCGTACGACTGGTCGCCGAGCCCGGACCGGCCGGCGCCGACGCCGTCCGCGCCGCCGCCACCGGCTTCGCCCTGCGCGCCGTGCGCATCGACACCCTGATCGCGAACCGGCTCCTGCCCGAGGAGGCCGACGACGCCTGGTCGGCCGGCCTCGCCGCCCAGCAGCGCAAGTTCCTCGAGGAGTGGCGGGGGGAGTACCGGCTCCACGAACTCCCGCACCTCGGACACGACCCGCGCGGCGCGGACGACCTGGCCGCACTCGCCGTACCCGGCGTCAACGACGCGCCTGGGCCGGTCGAGTGGTCCGTCGCCGACCGCCTCGCCGACGACGGGGTGCTCGTCTGGCACATCCCGCTGCCCGGCGCCATACGCGACGAACTCGACCTCCTCCGGCGCGGCGACGAACTCGTCGTCACCGCGGGACAGTTCCGCCGGATCGTCCCGCTCCCGTCGGCCCTGCGCCGCTGCACCGTGGCCGGCGCCGCCCTGCGCGAGGGCGAGCTGCGGATCCGCTTCGCGCCCGACCCGGACCTGTGGCCCCGCGAAAGGTGA
- a CDS encoding metallophosphoesterase family protein: MALSPGGNRRKRIHVVSDVHGNARDLARAGDGADALICLGDLVLFLDYADHSRGIFPDLFGVANADRIVELRTARRFEEARAFGAELWSGIGSDRAAAIEKAVRKQYAEMFAAFPTPTYATYGNVDMPTLWREYAGPGTTVLDGERVEIGGWTFGFVGGGLRTPMRTPYEISDEEYAAKIEAVGEVDVLCSHIPPEVPELVYDTVARRFERGSRALLDAIRRTRPRYSLFGHVHQPLVRRMRIGATECVNVGHFAGSGKPWALEW, from the coding sequence ATGGCACTCTCACCAGGCGGCAACCGCAGGAAGCGCATCCATGTGGTCAGCGATGTGCATGGCAACGCGCGTGACCTGGCCCGGGCCGGCGACGGCGCGGACGCCCTGATCTGCCTCGGTGACCTCGTGCTCTTCCTCGACTACGCCGACCACTCGCGCGGCATCTTCCCGGACCTGTTCGGTGTGGCGAACGCGGACCGCATCGTCGAGCTGCGCACCGCCCGCCGCTTCGAGGAGGCGCGGGCGTTCGGCGCCGAGCTGTGGTCCGGCATCGGCAGCGACCGGGCGGCCGCCATCGAGAAGGCGGTACGCAAGCAGTACGCGGAGATGTTCGCCGCGTTCCCGACGCCGACGTACGCGACCTATGGAAACGTCGACATGCCGACACTGTGGCGTGAGTACGCCGGACCCGGCACGACCGTGCTGGACGGCGAGCGGGTGGAGATCGGCGGCTGGACCTTCGGCTTCGTCGGCGGCGGACTGCGCACGCCCATGCGGACGCCCTACGAGATCAGCGACGAGGAGTACGCGGCGAAGATCGAGGCGGTCGGCGAGGTGGACGTGCTGTGCAGCCACATCCCGCCGGAGGTGCCGGAGCTGGTCTACGACACGGTGGCGCGGCGCTTCGAGCGCGGCAGCCGGGCGCTGCTGGACGCCATCCGCCGCACCCGCCCGCGCTACTCCCTCTTCGGCCACGTCCACCAGCCGCTGGTGCGCCGGATGCGGATCGGGGCGACGGAGTGCGTGAACGTGGGGCACTTCGCGGGGTCCGGCAAGCCGTGGGCGCTGGAGTGGTGA
- a CDS encoding AMP-dependent synthetase/ligase has translation MREFSLPALYEVPADGNLTDIVRRNAAQHPDVAVIARKVGGSWQDVTATAFLAEVRAAAKGLIASGVQPGDRVGLMSRTRYEWTLLDFAIWSAGAITVPVYETSSPEQVQWILGDSGATACVVELDTHAASVESVRDRLPALKHVWQIDTGGVEELGRLGRDVSDATVEERSSLAKADDPATIVYTSGTTGRPKGCVLTHRAFFAECGNIVERLRPLFRTGECSVLLFLPLAHVFGRLVQVAPMMAPIKLGCVPDIKNLTDELAAFRPTLILGVPRVFEKVYNSARAKAQADGKGKIFDKAADTAIAYSRALDTPSGPSLGLKIKYKTFDKLVYSKLRAVLGGKGEYAISGGAPLGERLGHFFRGIGFTVLEGYGLTESCAATAFNPWDRTKIGTVGQPLPGSVIRIADDGEVLLHGEHLFKEYWNNEGATAEALADGWFHTGDIGTLDEDGYLRITGRKKEIIVTAGGKNVAPAVIEDRIRAHALVAECMVVGDGRPFVGALVTIDDEFLGRWAAEHGKPAGSTAASLRQDPDLLAAVQSAVDDGNAAVSKAESVRKFRILSSQFTEESGHLTPSLKLKRHVVAKDYADEIEAIYQK, from the coding sequence TTGCGCGAGTTCAGCCTTCCGGCTTTGTACGAGGTCCCTGCGGACGGCAATCTGACCGACATCGTCCGCAGAAACGCCGCGCAGCATCCTGACGTCGCCGTCATCGCCCGCAAGGTCGGCGGCAGCTGGCAGGACGTCACCGCCACCGCCTTCCTCGCCGAGGTGCGCGCCGCGGCGAAGGGGCTCATCGCCTCGGGCGTCCAGCCGGGCGACCGGGTCGGCCTGATGTCCCGTACCCGCTACGAGTGGACGCTGCTCGACTTCGCGATCTGGAGCGCGGGCGCGATCACCGTGCCGGTGTACGAGACCAGCTCCCCCGAGCAGGTGCAGTGGATCCTCGGCGACTCGGGCGCGACCGCCTGCGTCGTCGAGCTGGACACGCACGCGGCCTCGGTGGAGTCGGTGCGCGACCGGCTGCCCGCCCTCAAGCACGTCTGGCAGATCGACACCGGCGGCGTGGAGGAGCTGGGGCGCCTCGGCAGGGACGTCAGCGACGCCACCGTCGAGGAGCGCAGCTCGCTCGCCAAGGCCGACGACCCGGCGACCATCGTCTACACGAGCGGCACGACCGGCCGTCCCAAGGGCTGCGTCCTCACCCACCGCGCCTTCTTCGCGGAGTGCGGCAACATCGTGGAGCGGCTGCGCCCGCTCTTCCGCACGGGCGAGTGTTCCGTCCTGCTCTTCCTGCCGCTCGCGCATGTCTTCGGACGGCTCGTGCAGGTCGCGCCGATGATGGCGCCGATCAAGCTGGGCTGCGTCCCGGACATCAAGAACCTGACCGACGAACTGGCCGCGTTCCGGCCGACGCTGATCCTCGGTGTGCCGCGCGTCTTCGAGAAGGTCTACAACTCGGCGCGCGCCAAGGCGCAGGCGGACGGCAAGGGCAAGATCTTCGACAAGGCGGCGGACACGGCGATCGCGTACAGCCGCGCCCTGGACACCCCGTCCGGCCCGTCCCTCGGGCTGAAGATCAAATACAAGACGTTCGACAAGCTCGTCTACAGCAAGCTGCGGGCCGTTCTCGGCGGCAAGGGCGAGTACGCCATCTCCGGCGGCGCCCCGCTGGGCGAGCGCCTGGGCCACTTCTTCCGCGGCATCGGCTTCACGGTCCTCGAGGGCTACGGCCTGACCGAGTCCTGCGCGGCCACCGCCTTCAACCCCTGGGACCGCACGAAGATCGGCACGGTCGGCCAGCCGCTGCCGGGCTCCGTGATCCGGATCGCGGACGACGGCGAGGTGCTGCTGCACGGCGAGCACCTGTTCAAGGAGTACTGGAACAACGAGGGCGCGACCGCCGAGGCGCTTGCCGACGGCTGGTTCCACACCGGTGACATCGGCACCCTCGACGAGGACGGGTATCTGCGGATCACCGGCCGCAAGAAGGAGATCATCGTCACCGCGGGCGGCAAGAACGTCGCCCCGGCCGTGATCGAGGACCGTATCCGCGCGCACGCGCTGGTCGCGGAGTGCATGGTGGTCGGCGACGGACGCCCGTTCGTGGGCGCGCTCGTCACCATCGACGACGAGTTCCTGGGCCGTTGGGCCGCCGAGCACGGCAAGCCGGCCGGCTCCACCGCGGCGTCGCTGCGGCAGGATCCGGATCTCCTCGCGGCGGTCCAGAGCGCTGTCGACGACGGCAACGCCGCGGTGTCGAAGGCGGAATCGGTGCGGAAGTTCCGCATTCTGTCCTCCCAGTTCACCGAGGAGTCGGGCCACCTCACGCCGTCCCTGAAGCTCAAGCGTCATGTGGTGGCGAAGGACTACGCGGACGAGATCGAGGCGATCTACCAGAAGTAG
- a CDS encoding SRPBCC family protein: protein MAEHTSSSIMIEAAPADVMEVIADFARYPDWTGEVKEAEVLGTDGQGRAEQVRLVMDAGAIKDDQVLAYTWTGDHEVSWSLVKSQMLRSLDGSYLLKPAGSDATEVTYQLTVDVKIPMLGMIKRKAEKVIIDRALAGLKKRVESEEK, encoded by the coding sequence ATGGCGGAACACACCAGCTCGAGCATCATGATCGAGGCGGCACCGGCCGACGTCATGGAAGTGATCGCCGACTTCGCCCGCTACCCGGACTGGACGGGCGAGGTGAAGGAGGCGGAGGTCCTCGGGACCGACGGCCAGGGCCGCGCCGAGCAGGTCCGGCTCGTCATGGACGCGGGCGCGATCAAGGACGACCAGGTCCTGGCGTACACCTGGACGGGCGACCACGAGGTGTCCTGGAGCCTGGTCAAGTCCCAGATGCTCCGCTCCCTGGACGGCTCCTACCTCCTGAAGCCGGCGGGCTCGGACGCGACCGAGGTGACGTACCAGCTCACGGTCGACGTCAAGATCCCCATGCTCGGCATGATCAAGCGCAAGGCGGAGAAGGTCATCATCGACCGCGCGCTGGCCGGCCTGAAGAAGAGGGTGGAGTCGGAGGAGAAGTAG